One genomic segment of Maridesulfovibrio ferrireducens includes these proteins:
- a CDS encoding CPBP family intramembrane glutamic endopeptidase, whose product MDKSLLKQLDAIISSVIRGDYSHSVEMDRMQDNKKYTQDEVRFLESLGFMSVKLEAREFVLEKTIEGLKSRNAELLEEKKKNNLFSNIFVSLFLSVSLYIFLIFLADKLNYENKNSARIVEAIFLMVSIFIIRKSGFSFSSLGVTLDGAVESIRRMLPGTLAACGSLLLLKVFFIMFWAKEIGGELFVMDNFNLILLVYLPVAALQEFIARGVIQTTIESVLDKPYATLQAILTASALFGLVHIQLSVGIAFASFVCSLYWGYLYTQKRCLVGVSISHFMIGGLAYVLGFWDYLYII is encoded by the coding sequence ATGGACAAAAGTTTATTAAAACAGCTCGATGCAATAATCTCATCAGTCATACGTGGAGATTACTCCCACTCAGTTGAGATGGATCGAATGCAGGATAATAAAAAATATACGCAGGATGAAGTCCGGTTCTTGGAATCTCTCGGATTTATGTCCGTTAAATTGGAAGCCAGAGAATTCGTACTAGAAAAAACAATAGAAGGCCTGAAATCCAGAAATGCAGAACTACTGGAAGAGAAAAAAAAGAATAACCTGTTTTCAAACATTTTTGTAAGCCTGTTCCTTTCCGTTTCACTATACATTTTTCTGATCTTTCTTGCCGACAAACTCAATTACGAAAACAAAAACTCGGCAAGAATCGTTGAAGCAATTTTCCTAATGGTAAGCATTTTCATCATTCGCAAAAGTGGTTTTTCATTTTCATCCCTTGGGGTGACCCTCGATGGGGCCGTGGAATCCATCCGCCGTATGCTGCCCGGCACTCTCGCAGCTTGTGGCTCACTCCTTTTGCTCAAAGTTTTTTTCATCATGTTCTGGGCTAAAGAAATAGGCGGCGAATTGTTCGTGATGGACAATTTTAATTTGATTTTATTGGTATATCTCCCTGTTGCGGCACTACAGGAATTTATTGCCAGAGGGGTGATACAAACTACCATTGAATCTGTGTTGGACAAACCCTACGCAACCCTCCAGGCAATCCTCACAGCATCGGCTCTTTTCGGACTGGTGCATATCCAGCTTTCCGTGGGAATCGCCTTTGCATCCTTTGTCTGTTCACTATACTGGGGATATTTATATACCCAAAAGAGATGTCTGG